The DNA window GGGACAGTATACCCCGCAGCTTGGATGCGACGTGCGCTTTCGTATGCTTTGATCCCTAACCCCAACCCTGCAACGATAACGTTTATTGTTTCCTGTGCACTCATTATGATTCCTTTATTACAACATAAGCTATTTATAACATGTTGTGAGTTGATTAAAAGATACTATCAACTATCGATGAACAAATAGCTAGCACAGGATTTCATATAGTGCCATGTGTATACACGTGTATCCACACAACGTTGCATTTTTTTATACTTGCAAAGTTTGCTGCGTTTTATTTTTAGTCATCAGAGCAAATTCTTTACGCATAAACGAAAGGTACATTTCAACCGATACTTCTTTATGCCCACATTGCTTACATACACGTTGACGCACAATACAATTGTCATCAGATACATTTGAACGCGGAACATGCGTTTTTGCTCCGCAGGCAGGACATAGCAACATCCTTTACCTCCTTGTTAATAAGTTCACTGTCTGTGTCATTTGCACGACACTACCCGCATCCAAATCAACCTGTAGTAACAAACTTGAAGTGATAAAAAAGATGCAGGCTTCATCCACTTTCATGCAATCTCTAAAATAGTACCTTCACCTTACTGTAAGATACTAAATAAAAATTCTTATCTTTATTTTATTTTTGTCTTTTTAAACAAAACAACATTGTAAAATTCTATAAAATAAACACTGAACACACTTAGCAACTACTATATGACAAATACTTTCCCTTTTAAAACAATCAGGACATTCCAAATTAATACAATAACCACACTTGGTAAATGTACTTTATTTTTTTCATATTCTTCTTTTTTCCAGTGAATAAATAAATACGCAAATATCTTTTTATAAGCCATTTTGACACTGCTCTTTACAGTATGATATTAATTTTTAATTAATTTTTGCAAACTGTAGAAGCACTTACGTTCCAAAACCGTTCATGCACTAATGTTGCGTCAACACAACAAAAAAAGTCAAGCCTTATGCTAAGACAACACAACAAAAAACGCACGACCTCCCGAAAGATAGATAAATACGATCCAGAAAACGCGCAGGCATGGGCAGTCATAATGACAAGAATACTAGCCTTACGTACACAAGGCAAAACAATGCAGCAAATAGGTGATTTATTCGGCGTAGGACGCGACACCGTATCCCGGTGGATAAGCAAGGAATTTGGAGGAGAAAAGACGACATTTGGCGACATGCTACGCTATGCAAAAGCACTGAACGTGCCGCTCAATGAGCTCTTAGGCGAACAGACCCAACCCATGCCAATATCTCAGTACAACAAAGCAGTCGGGCGTATTTTAAAAGAATTTGCACAGGACAGTGATATGTCAGCCACGGACATAGCTACACGCACTCCCCTTTCTATTACAGAAATCGATGCTGTCTTTTCTGGAAAAATTGCCGCTACGCCTGAGCAGCTTTACAGCATCTGTGCCGCGATAGAAGTCAACGCTACAATCGTATTAAAGCGGGCAGCAAAAAGCACCTCCCCAGCAGCATAGCACCGTTTCCTACGTGCCGCATTCACACCCCGCCTCGTTCTCAAAGGTTATTACCGTGCAGCCTGTCGGGCACTCTCAAGAGTGCCCCCCCACCTACCTCTCTTAAAAAGCCAATACGATGCGTCAACACAACAAAGGACTTATGCAACACTGCTTACAGCAGTAGCACCTTCAAATTTAGCTAAACAGAAACCCGTCCTCTAAGAAATATTAAGTCATTAATAATGAGTGACTTACACTTTATTGTGCAGTATTTTATTCACCAGAGAATATTTCCATTAACATATGGCAAGAGAGTGTTGCGATGCAGTACTATGACGATCATGCGTTTGAATATTCACAAATGACGCTGCCAATCAACTTGGAAGAACAATATGCAAAGTTCTTGCGAACCATTCCAGCAAACGGCTTCATCCTAGACGCTGGCTGCGGTTCTGGTCGAGACGCGCACTACTTCCTTGAAAAAGGATATAATGTAGATGCCTTTGATGCCTCAGCAAACCTAGCGAGACTGGCAGGAAATCTGACGGGTTTAAACATCCGCCATTTACGCTTACAAGATTTTACTCCACGTCCGATCTATGATGGAATTTGGGGGAACGCATCTCTATTACATGTTCCGAATGCCGAACTGCACGATGTTCTCGTATCACTTAAGCAATCCCTCAAACCCGGTGGAACATTTTATTGCTCATTTAAATACGGCAAGCAAAACTCTACAGATGATGCAGGACGAAAATTCACCAACAAAACCTGCGAAGCACTTGATAGTGATTTAGCAAATGCAGGATTTACAGCACGCCGTTCAATAACATTACAACATTCCATTACACCTGATGGTATCCCGCAAGACTGGGTTGCAGGAATTGCAATCGCTCCATAATGTTATTAGCCCTCGCTAAGGCGTATATCACCACTGGAAAGAACGTATTTCTTACAAAGAATACGTTCTTTTTTCTATCTTCATCCTTCCAACCTGCCCTCGTCTCTCCTCAAAAAAACCCAAAAATTTGAGATCTGCATAAAAGCACATTGCCATCGCACATTGAGACACGATGGGACACACTGATTTGCACTATTGTGCAAAAATCACAGCTTCAACAGCAACAAGAGAGCAATCCCCCCCGCCTGAAAACTGAAAGTCAATACTTAATGATCTTTTTTTTGCCTTATCGATGTATATTCTCTACTCATACAGTAGAATGATATAATAAAATGAAAAATTGAATTAGAATGATGTTACATGACATGTATTACATCTATTTCTACTTCATAAGAAACCGTTTTCACTACATCGTTGCATTAGTACAACATTTAAGACTGCAAACTTATCCTGTATACACCTCATCTTTTGAGAAAACAAAATGCCATGTATCCGGTTACACGATTTTTGTGTAAAAATTTATGTTACAGGAATGTGACAATATATCGACAAAAGCGTTGCAACATCGTTTTTTTTTTAGTAGCTCATTTTTCGCATTGACATGAAAGCGTTGTACACGCTCTCAAATGTTGACGCATTCTAACTAAGTTGCTGCTCTATACCTTTAACCTATTTGGAGAGAGAGGATGATTGGTATTTTCAAACCGGCACCGCACATTGCTCGCGTGCCAGAAGACCAGGTGGATGCAGAATACAAGAGAAACAAAATGAAAGTTTTTCTTGGTATTTTCATCGGCTACGCTGCGTACTACCTTGTACGTAAAAACTTTGCACTTGCTATTCCAGATATTCTTAAAGAATACCCAGAATACTCCAAAGCTATGCTTGGTACCGCAATGACAGGTTTGTCTATTGCATACGGTGTATCCAAGTTCATCATGGGTTCTATCTCTGACAGAAGTAACCCTAAATATTTCCTGCCTTGTGGCCTGCTTCTTTCCTGTGCGATTCTTGCTTTCACTGGCTTGAACCGTTGGGTATTCGAAAGCGTAACTCTGCTTGTTGTACTTATGACTCTGAACGGCTGGGTTCAGGGTATGGGTTGGCCTCCTTGTGGTAAAACCATGGTACACTGGTACTCCACCAAAGAGCGCGGCATGACCGTTGCTGTTTGGAACGTTGCACACAACATCGGTGGCGCATTAGTTGCTAACCTCGCGTTCCTCGGTGTTATGATGTTCAACGACTGGGGTGCAAAATTCTACTTCAACGCATTCGTTGCTGGTGGTCTTGCACTTCTCGTATTCATTCTCATGCGTGATACTCCACAGTCTTGTGGTCTTCCAAGTGTTGAAGAATACCGTAACGATTACCCAGAAGGCTACGACGCTAAGAAACACGAAGAAACCTTTACTTTCAAAGAAATCTTCTTCGAGCACATTCTTACTAACAAATACCTCTGGGCGATCGCTATTGCTAACGCATTCTGCTACTTCGTACGTTACGGCGTAGTTGACTGGATCCCTACTTACCTTCAGGAAGTTAAAGGCTACTCTTTCAAAGAATCTTCCATTGCATGGTCACTCTTTGAATACGCTGCTATTCCAGGTACCATTGTTTGTGGCTGGATGTCTGACAAAATCTTTAAAGGTAAACGTGCACCTGCAACAATCCTCTTTATGGCTCTCACCATGATCTTCGTTGTTGTATACTGGTTCAACCTCAGCGGTCCAAAATGGATCGATTACGTAGCACTCGTTGCTATTGGTTTCCTCGTATACGGTCCAATCATGATCATTGGTCTGCATGCACTTGACCTCGTACCTAAAAAAGCTGCTGGTACTGCTGCTGGCTTCACCGGCTTCTTCGGTTACGTATTCGGTTCCGCTATTGCTGGTTCCGGTGTAGGTTGGATTGCTGATAACTTCGAATGGCGTGGTGTATTCATCACCATGGTAGCATGTTGTGTGCTCACCATTCTCTTCAGCGCATTCACCCTTGGTCACAAAGCTGAGTCTAACGGCGCAAAATAGCATGTGATCTAAAGTTTTCTTTTCGTCAAACAGACGAATAAGATACTTGCATAAATAAAAAGTCCCGCTTTACATAAAGCGGGACTTTTTACTTTTGAAATAGCCAATTAAAAACAGCTAGTCAGCACGCTGCAGCAACACGCTATCGCAGCCATCAATCTCTTCAATAAGAACATCCACCTGCTCATTTCGCGCAGTTCCTATCTGCTTGCCTACATAGTTGGCTTGAATAGGTAACTCACGATGCCCGCGGTCTACAAGCACCATCAATTCTATACGGCTTGGTCTGCCGTAATCCAGCACAGCCTCAAGGGCGGCTCGAATGGTGCGTCCCGTAAACAACACATCATCAACAAGCAGAAGGGTCTTACCATCTACTCCCGAAGGAATATCTGTTTCATTAATCATTGGCTGCACATCAAGCGTCGTCCAGTCATCACGATATAAATTAATATCCAGTGACCCGAAATCTACTTTTCGACCAAGTTGTTCTTTAAGAACAGCCCCCACGCGTGCAGCAATATTCACCCCTCTTCTCTGGATACCAACCAGAACAAGGTTACCGCATTCACCATGATTTTCTATTACCTGAAACGCAAGGCGGTCAATTGTACGCCGCACTTCGTCATCAGTCATAACAGTCTTAACATTTCCCATCTATCTGTCCTTTGCTCTGGTTTTTCCATAAAAAACTAATGCAGTGTATCGTATCGTTTTTTTCCTATAAAAGAAACAGCCACCATTCAGCAGTATGTGACTTGCATCATGGGCTTGCATCTTCTTTAATACTATAAGCAAAGGCTAGTTGACTTTGCGCTCGGCAATCTTACTTAATAATTTCCTAACTATTGCTGACATCTCAAATCTTCTATTTAAGCTGCTAGCTCTTACTGGTTACTAAAAGCTTCACCTGTGATAGTATGCTATACTGAAATGGATTATCAGCCTTTTGTTCTTTTACACGCTTAAAACATTTGCACGACCTTGAACGAGGCAACTTGCATTCTCGAAATTTTACATCGAAGTATTTAAAAATCTAATGCTGTAATTCCATTTCTATTGACAAAGCTAATAACTGTCTTTACTTGATATGAACAACCTACGTGGAGGAAATTCAATGTTTACATTGACTGAAAACGCCCACAAAGAACTTGCGGCGTATTTTGCAGATAAGGAAAAATCCCCTATCCGCATTTATCTGGCTCCGGGCGGCTGAAGCGGCCCAAGATTGGCATTGGCTCTGGATGAGCCAAACGACGAAGATTCCGTATTTGAAGAGAAAGAATTTACTTTCTGCATCAATAAAGACCTCATTGAAAAGTCCGGTAAGATTACCATCGACCTTTCTTACATGGGCTTTGTTGTAGAGTCTGAGAACCCACTCGGCGGCGGCAGCTCTTGCGGCGGTTGTTCCAGCGCTGGTTCTTGCGGCTAGACTAGCTCAGCTTATAGAGGGCGACTTCAACTGAAGTCGCCTTTTTTATGCCCTATAACTGGCAGATGTAGAGAAAAGCACCCAACATTGGTCAGTGCAGCAACGCTTGGTGCTGTTCGAGCTATATAAATAACTGATAGCGATGAGGCATAATGCATGCTCTTATCTATCCATCACACATTAGTTTGACTTTATTTCCACCCGACAGGTAGAGTTCCTTCACATAAATCTCGGAGGAACACACAATGTTTACGCTAACAGATGATGCACGCAAATCACTCGATGCACACTTTGAAGATAAAGAAATCGCTTCTATCCGTATATACTTAGCTCCGGGTGGTTGCAGTGGTCCACACTTGGGTCTTGCATTAGACGAACCATCCGATGACGACGCAGTTCTTTCTGCTGATCCATACAACTTTTGTATTAACAAGGATCTGCTCGACAAAACGGGCGCTCTTACTATAGACATGCGATGCGAAGGCTTTGTTATTGAGTCTGAGAATCCACTCGGCGGTGGAGGCTGCGCCGGATGTGGCGGCGGTTGCAGCAGCTAAGTAATCGAAAACACCGAGCGGCTTCTTTGGAAGCCGCTTTTTTTATATCTACAGGAGTTACTGACGTGACTTTTAAAGAATCAGTATTGTACGCAATTAAAACTGCACACAAGCAAAAGAAAGAATTTGTTGTAGGTAAAGAGGACGGGCGCTGGGAAGTTCGTGAGCTGGCAGACCCCCGTTCCGACCAGATGTCTCCGAGCATTATTGTCACTGGCAACGGTATTAAATATCCTGACGATGAGTACCTTTATGCGCAGTTAATCGAAGAAGGAGCGTAAGGCGACCCTCGTGCTATTAGCGCATATAGCTCTTTCCGCCTATGTTATCGTATCAACTCCAGCCATGCGTTCGCATCGCATACGCCACATTCTATTTTGCTAAGATCATTTTCAGCATCTGAATGAATACCAGCGATAGCGTCGCGCAACGCAACCACACGGTAGTCATGTGCTGCTGCCTCATATATTGTTGTCCGCACACAATTCGCAAACCAAGTTCCCGCAATAGCAACTGTTGTTACTTCCAATTGCGTAAGCAAGTCATCAAGGCACGTTTTGTAAAAACATCCCCACCTTGGCTTATACAAAATACTCTCTGTTGCTGAAATAGGTTGTACCTGCCCTGCACATAACAGTTCAGCATCAGCAACAATTCCCTCAGGAACTATTTGCGAAACCGGCTGCATCCCCTCTGTCCCTGAAAGCACAAGCTTTAAACCATCTTGTACTGCCTCACGCCTGCAACTATCCACACTCTCAGCATTGTTCTCCGGCGAATATATGCGAATCACATGGATAATAGGTAACTGACGTTCACGGTAAAATTGTGCAACTTTAGCCGTAACAGATGCGGCAGACGCTGCCCCAACACCTTCTGCGGGAGCTCCCGGCAACACAAAGTCATTTTGCAAATCAATAGTGATAAGTGCACTCTTGTGCGGCTGCGGAACTGTATATTTCGAAAAATGACTAAACATAAAGTAATTCCTGTTCAAAAAGTTACGCAAAAAAAAACCGCACAATGTGCGGTTTTTTTATTTAAGACTGGCTATTTTTTCAACCAAGGCATCATGTCACGCAAGCGACCACCCACCTCTTCGATCTGATGAGCAGCTTCTATGCGGCGAGTTGCTGAGAAGAACGGGTAGTTAGCCTGAGACTCAAGAATAAAGTCACGGGCAAAGCGACCTTTTTGGATGTCTTCCAGTACTCGCTTCATTTCTTTTTTAGTTTCCTCAGTGATAATACGAGGACCAGTTACATAATCACCATACTCTGCGGTATCAGAAATGGAGTTGCGCATGTTGGCAAGACCACCTTCGTACAACAGGTCTACAATCAGTTTTGTCTCATGCAGGCACTCAAAATATGCAATTTCAGGCTGGTAGCCTGCTTCACACAATGTTTCAAAACCGGCTTTAATAAGTGCAGAAATACCACCACAAAGAACTGCCTGTTCACCAAAGAGATCTGTTTCAGTTTCTTCAGCAAAAGTAGTTTCAATAATGCCGGAACGAGCACCGCCAACGCCTTCAGCGTATGCCAAAGCCTTCTCCTGAGCTTTACCGGATGCGTCTTGGTGGACTGCAAACAAGCAAGGAACGCCACCACCCTGGGTGTAGGTACGGCGTACGAGATGACCTGGACCTTTCGGGGCTACCATGAATACGTCAACATCTTTCGGAGGAATAATCTGACCAAAATGAATGTTAAAACCATGTGCAAAAACAAGTGAGTCACCAGCTTTGAGGTTTGGCTTAATGTCATTCTCAAAGACAGAAGACTGGTACTGATCTGGGAGTAGGATCATAATAATGTCTGCCTGTGCAGATGCTTCTGCAGCAGACACCGGCTCAAAGCCGTCAGCTTTAGCTAAGTCATAGTTTGCTCCGCCGGGACGCTGCCCGACAACAACATTAACACCTGACTCGCGAAGGTTCTGAGCATGTGCATGCCCTTGGCTACCGTAGCCAATAATTGCTACAGTCTGATCTTTCAGGATTTCCAAGTTGGTGTCCTGTTCGTAGTAAACCTTCATCTCCACTCCCTGCCGTGCTGTGCACGGAACATATGTTAAGGTTATCGATAGTATATAAAAGCCCCCGCCTGAAGTGTAATCACAAGCGGGGGTATGCCAAGCGAATGATTCCTACTTTTCAGGCTGCATGGAACGTCGTAGTGCGACGGTTCCTGTGCGCGCAATTTCTTTGATGCCGAAGCGATCTAGTAGCGCAATGACTGCTTCTACTTTACCATGATCGCCTATAACTTCCAGCGTTAGTTCGTCGAAACTGACATCAACAACCTTACACCTGAAAATATCAACTATACGTAAAATTTCTGCACGATTGGATTCTGTAGCATTAAGCTTAATTAAAGCCATTTCACGTTCTACAGTTGTGCTGTGCTGCATATCAGTCACTTTAATGACTGTCACAAGCTTGCGCAGTTGTTTTACAATCTGCTCAATAATCTGCTGATCGCCACGCGTTACGATGGTCATCAGGGATACACCCTCTTCAAGAACTGGTGCAACATTCAGAGAATCGAGGTTAAAGCCGCGTCCGCTAAACAAACCGGAAATGCGGGATAAAACGCCCGGTTCGTTTTCTACAAGTACGGATAAGACGTGTCTCATAATTCTCCCCTACACCAGCAACATTTCTTCAAGAGAGGCTCCTGCCGGAACCATAGGGTATACATTTTCTTCCGGCTCAACACGAACATCCACAATACAAGGAAGCGGTGAGTCAAAAGCAGCCTTCAGTGTCTCTTTAAGTTTGGAGGCTTCAGTTACCCTATACCCTTCTGCGCCGTATGCCTCAGCAAGTTTCACAAAATCAGGCTGTGCATCCATGCAAGTTGAGCAATAGTTTCTATCATAGAACAGTTCTTGCCATTGGCGAACCATCCCAAGGAAACAGTTATTCAATATGACAATCTTTACTGGAAGCTTATGGCTTACAGCCGTCATAAGCTCCTGACTGTTCATCTGAATTGAACCGTCACCTGCAATGTCAATCACCAGCTTATCTGGATATGCCATTTGAGCACCGATGGCAGCAGGAAAACCATACCCCATCGTACCCAAGCCACCAGAAGTCAGCAACGTTCGTGGCTGGCGGAATTGATAAAATTGTGCCGTCCACATTTGGTTTTGCCCAACTTCAGTGCTGATAATGGCATCGCCTTTTGTCAGCTCAAAAATTGTTTCCACCACATGCTGTGGCTTCAAAGACTCTTCGCTGTGATAGCGAACAGGATGCGTAACCGCCCAGTCTCTAATCTGGTCATTCCATTTACCGTATTGGCTTGCCCAGTCAGTGTCCGCAAACTCTGTTTGCTGCACTCGTACAAGCCCTTGCAACGCTAGCTTACAATCACCGACAATTGGTACTTCAACTTCTACATTTTTACGAATCGAAGTCGGGTCAATGTCAATATGGATGATTTTAGCTGCTGCGGCAAATGAAGACAGTTTGCCAGTTACTCTATCATCAAAGCGTGCTCCCACAGCCAAGATGACATCAGCATTGCTTACTGCTTTGTTTGCAGCATAGGTTCCGTGCATACCGAGCATACCGAGCCATAACGGATCATCTCCCGGGAATGCTCCCAGCCCCATAAGAGTGCTGGTTACAGGCAACTGCATGGAGCGAACAAGTACTCCTAACTCTTCAGAAGAATTAGAAGAGATCACACCGCCACCAGCAAACAGTAAAGGACGTTTTGCCTTACTCAGAAGCTCTATAGCCCGCCGCAACTGGTTGTTATTCGGCTTATATGTAGGGTTGTAACTACGCATCTTGATACGTTCTGGATAATCGAACGTATACATCTGGTTCTGAACATCTTTTGGAATATCAACAAGAACTGGTCCCGGTCTGCCGGAACGAGCCAAGTGAAATGCTTCCTTAATAGTCGCTGCAAGTTGTGACACGTCTTGCACCAAGTAATTATGCTTGGTGCAAGGACGTGTTATGCCTACAATATCGACCTCTTGGAACGCATCGTTTCCAATAAGAGGAGTTGGAACCTGCCCTGTTAGAACCACTAGCGGAATAGAGTCTGAATACGCAGTGGCAATACCGGTAACAGTATTTGTTGCTCCCGGTCCGGATGTTACAAGACACACCCCGACATTGCCGGTAGCTCTTGCATATCCATCTGCTGCGTGTACTGCACCCTGTTCATGACGAACCAGCACGTGCTTTAAATCGTGGTGGTTAGACAGCTCATGATAAATATCAAGAACTGCACCGCCCGGATACCCGAAGAGAACATCAACATTCTCTTTTTTTAAACTTTCTAACAGGATTCTGGCCCCGGAATACTCCATTTAGATCTCCAATGCCCTGTACCGATCAAGCATTATTTGAATTTTAGTCTTACCGTCTAATTTTTGCTTTTTAAGCTCACGCAGAGAATGTTTCTCCTGCGGCGTTAAGATTTGCTTACGTTCAAGCTTATCTAACTGCTTTTCAAATAAGATGTGCTCATCCCAAAGCGCCTTGAGATTTTCATCATGGGGCAAGTGTTTCTCGAGTAATTCTACGTCACGTACTTCCATGATTGCTTCTCCTTTTTTGGAGGTTATCGGTGATCTTACTGGTTAAAAACCACCCATAGGGAATCGAAGGCCGCTACATTTACGAGTAACGGGAATCGTATATCTCTCAGAGTGCCAAGGCACTCATAACAGCATTCTCCAAGCATTACTTCTTGAGCTTTTATTGTGCTTAATCGGTGTTCTAGGTTTCTTTATATACTAATTTCAATTCTCCTGCTGCAACTATCTTCAACCTGTCTCCTTGACACCTTAACGGGTATACTAAGGTAGTCTACGTCCAACCACACGCTGCCAGACGCATGGTTAGCTCTGACAGTGTCACCGTGCTAGTGAATAGCTCCGGCGAGTTGGTACAAGGAACGGATAACAAAAATCTGTGCAAACTGAATTGCTAGCAGCAACACAACGGGAGACAAATCAAGCCCGTTGAAATACGTAAATGGCAACCATTTGCGGATACGGTAAAATACTGGCTCTGTGAGGTTTCTTAAAATCCGGACAATTGGATTGTATGGATCTGGATTGACCCAAGACAGCAGAGCAGAAATAATGACTACCCAAAAATATATATTCAAGACTGCGCTTAAAACCTGAGCAATCCCTACTACAAAATTCATCGCAAAAATCTCCATTAAGCCTCCGGGTTACACTCCCACACAAACCAGCTTGGGGAGTTCCACTAAGTTCTACTTGAACATTATGACGGTTTACTTATCAAGTAAAAAATCACGAAATTGGCAATTTTTTTTATTTTTTTGTAAACAATCTATAATTAAGACTACTTAATCCATTCAATAAGTGTCTGTTTAACCGTATTAAAATCATTAATATGAACGCCCCGCAGCGTTGCGCTCTTATACGCCCAAAAAGATATCCCAGCACGCTTGGCAGCTTCTTCATCAACGACACTATCGCCAATAAACACAACACGGTCTGCGGATTCATCCCAAGCTTTCATAATTTCCAGTGCCCCTTCAGGGTGAGGCTTACACTCCACTTTTGCAGCAGTCATTACAGGATGGAAGAAAGCGTCCATATTATGCTGCTCCAAAACCAACTCCATAGTATTTGAGCGGTTTGTAAACACAGCAAGCTTCAGCCCCAGTTCTGCCACCGCTTCCAAAAGTTCGTACAAGCCTTTTTCTGGTGTCATCAACGGCAAAACCGTTTTGACATAATCAACTTTCTTTTGTGCCATGGGTATCAAATGATGCTTCTCTTCAGGCACAATCGCTTCATAAAACCCCTTTACAGAGGCATAGTGCGCAACATCTTCCTGTTCCTTTGTTAACGGCGGCATGTCCATTTCTTCAAGTACACGGTTGTAATAGCCTATATTGCAAGCACGGGTATCAAACATTACCCCGTCACAATCAAATATGAGACCACCAAGCCCGTTCGGAAACATGTCGTCCAACAATTCAGGTGTAAAATTCATGTGCATGTCCGTTTCCCCCATATTTATAAACGGTCCCAAGCTCTTTAAAACAGATGCGAACAACGAAGTTTGTCCACTACAGGTAGACAATCGACAAGAACTTGTAGTTACGTGAAAAACATAAGAAAAACTTACTTAAATGTAGGTGAAATTCCAACTTTTCACAAGAACTACAACTTACTACAGATAAAAATCTCCATTTAGCGTAAGAAGTAGTTCCCCCCCCATCCGCTGTAGTCGATCTACTCAACTACAAAAATCTCTAACGTACGATTAAGACTTTCACGCCCTTCAGGTGCGCGGGTATGCCCCAACAACGCATATGCTTTGATAGCATATAATTTCCAGCTGCTATTTTGCGGAAGCGTAACGCCATACTCTTCTTTTGTGATAGCCTCTGGTGTAATGTCTTCGCCTTGTTCCACAAGGACATCAACGAGTTCTTTTTTCACAGCCACAAAGCGGGCATGCTCCGGTGCAAATTCAAGGATCGCGCTTGCGACTGCACGCCAAGGTACACCCAAGTCCTCTTCTACATCACCTTGCAACGCCGCTTTAGATTCAATACCC is part of the Halodesulfovibrio sp. genome and encodes:
- the ilvB gene encoding biosynthetic-type acetolactate synthase large subunit yields the protein MEYSGARILLESLKKENVDVLFGYPGGAVLDIYHELSNHHDLKHVLVRHEQGAVHAADGYARATGNVGVCLVTSGPGATNTVTGIATAYSDSIPLVVLTGQVPTPLIGNDAFQEVDIVGITRPCTKHNYLVQDVSQLAATIKEAFHLARSGRPGPVLVDIPKDVQNQMYTFDYPERIKMRSYNPTYKPNNNQLRRAIELLSKAKRPLLFAGGGVISSNSSEELGVLVRSMQLPVTSTLMGLGAFPGDDPLWLGMLGMHGTYAANKAVSNADVILAVGARFDDRVTGKLSSFAAAAKIIHIDIDPTSIRKNVEVEVPIVGDCKLALQGLVRVQQTEFADTDWASQYGKWNDQIRDWAVTHPVRYHSEESLKPQHVVETIFELTKGDAIISTEVGQNQMWTAQFYQFRQPRTLLTSGGLGTMGYGFPAAIGAQMAYPDKLVIDIAGDGSIQMNSQELMTAVSHKLPVKIVILNNCFLGMVRQWQELFYDRNYCSTCMDAQPDFVKLAEAYGAEGYRVTEASKLKETLKAAFDSPLPCIVDVRVEPEENVYPMVPAGASLEEMLLV
- a CDS encoding DUF465 domain-containing protein, whose amino-acid sequence is MEVRDVELLEKHLPHDENLKALWDEHILFEKQLDKLERKQILTPQEKHSLRELKKQKLDGKTKIQIMLDRYRALEI
- a CDS encoding YggT family protein — translated: MEIFAMNFVVGIAQVLSAVLNIYFWVVIISALLSWVNPDPYNPIVRILRNLTEPVFYRIRKWLPFTYFNGLDLSPVVLLLAIQFAQIFVIRSLYQLAGAIH
- a CDS encoding HAD-IA family hydrolase, which translates into the protein MNFTPELLDDMFPNGLGGLIFDCDGVMFDTRACNIGYYNRVLEEMDMPPLTKEQEDVAHYASVKGFYEAIVPEEKHHLIPMAQKKVDYVKTVLPLMTPEKGLYELLEAVAELGLKLAVFTNRSNTMELVLEQHNMDAFFHPVMTAAKVECKPHPEGALEIMKAWDESADRVVFIGDSVVDEEAAKRAGISFWAYKSATLRGVHINDFNTVKQTLIEWIK